A genome region from Pygocentrus nattereri isolate fPygNat1 chromosome 6, fPygNat1.pri, whole genome shotgun sequence includes the following:
- the esd gene encoding S-formylglutathione hydrolase yields the protein MALTQVSANKCCGGYQKVFEHDSSELKCKMKFAIYLPPKAESGKCPVLYWLSGLTCTEQNFITKAGSQRAASEHGIIIVAPDTSPRGCNIDGEDESWDFGTGAGFYVDATQDPWKTNYRMYSYITEELPRLINSNFPADPEKMSISGHSMGGHGALICALKNPGKYKAVSAFAPICNPVQCAWGQKAFSGYLGPDKSTWEAYDATILAASYSGPELDILIDQGREDQFLSSSQLLPDNLIAACSEKKIPVVFRLQQGYDHSYYFVYSFINDHVKHHAKYLNA from the exons ATGGCGTTAACCCAGGTGTCAGCAAACAAATGCTGTGGTGGCTACCAGAAAGTGTTCGAGCATGACAG ctcCGAGTTAAAGTGCAAAATGAAGTTTGCCATCTACCTTCCTCCAAAGGCAGAAAGCGGCAAATGTCCAGTGCTTTATTGGCTCTCAG gaCTGACATGCACAGAGCAGAATTTCATCACAAAAGCAGGAAGCCAGCGGGCTGCATCTGAGCACGGCATCATTATCGTGGCCCCGGACACCAGCCCAC GTGGCTGCAATATCGATGGAGAGGATGAAAGCTGGGACTTTGGAACAGGTGCCGGTTTCTATGTCGACGCCACACAGGACCCCTGGAAGACCAACTACCGCATGTACTCCTACATCACTGAGGAG CTGCCCCGGCTTATAAACTCAAACTTCCCTGCTGACCCGGAGAAGATGTCCATCTCTGGTCACTCTATGGGTGGTCATGGTGCTCTCATCTGTGCCCTGAAGAACCCTGGCAAATACAAG GCTGTGTCTGCATTTGCCCCCATCTGTAACCCAGTTCAGTGTGCCTGGGGTCAGAAGGCCTTCTCCGGATACCTAGGACCGGATAAATCCACCTGGGAG GCTTACGATGCGACGATCTTGGCTGCCTCCTACTCCGGCCCCGAGCTGGACATCCTGATCGATCAGGGCCGTGAAGACCAGTTCCTGTCTTCCAGTCAGCTTCTACCTGATAACCTGATTGCCGCCTGCTCAGAGAAGAAGATACCTGTGGTGTTCCGACTGCAGCAG GGCTACGACCACAGCTACTACTTTGTGTACTCGTTCATCAATGACCACGTGAAGCACCACGCCAAGTACCTGAACGCATGA